The Saxibacter everestensis genome has a window encoding:
- a CDS encoding isochorismatase family protein, producing the protein MTAPRRALIVIDAQQEYFDGLLPIQYPDRNESIARIRAAIDAAEQSDTPVVLVQHELPAEAPVFASGSATWQNHLEVAAHEERASKRISKQFSSIFAGTDLEAWLRGQAIDTITLVGYMTNNCVLASAAAAEPLGFAVEVLSDATGAIDLANEAGSAPARQVHETLMTLLHSNWAAVTDTDTWTAALQAGEPLDKSDLVTSAAHGRSEQ; encoded by the coding sequence ATGACCGCACCACGCCGCGCACTGATCGTCATCGACGCCCAGCAGGAGTACTTCGACGGACTCCTCCCGATCCAGTACCCCGACCGCAACGAATCGATCGCCCGCATCCGGGCGGCAATCGATGCCGCGGAGCAGTCCGATACCCCGGTTGTACTCGTCCAGCACGAGCTCCCGGCCGAGGCCCCGGTCTTCGCCTCCGGGTCGGCGACGTGGCAGAACCACCTTGAGGTCGCCGCTCACGAGGAGCGGGCGTCCAAGCGCATCAGCAAGCAGTTCTCGAGCATCTTCGCGGGCACCGACCTCGAGGCATGGCTGCGCGGCCAAGCTATCGACACGATCACTCTCGTCGGGTACATGACCAACAACTGCGTGCTCGCCTCCGCAGCGGCCGCCGAGCCACTGGGCTTCGCCGTCGAAGTCCTCTCGGACGCGACTGGCGCGATCGACCTCGCAAATGAAGCAGGCAGTGCGCCCGCCCGACAGGTCCACGAGACCCTCATGACATTGCTTCATTCGAACTGGGCCGCCGTCACCGACACCGACACCTGGACCGCGGCGCTGCAAGCCGGTGAGCCGTTGGACAAGAGCGACCTGGTCACTTCAGCGGCGCACGGCCGCAGCGAACAATAA
- a CDS encoding heavy-metal-associated domain-containing protein — protein MTTTQYKVTGMTCGRREAAVREEVSKTAGVESIDVSAQAGSLSMTGKAPLAGAAMAFSSVFVGGNSLRLRSFTSITRT, from the coding sequence ATGACCACGACTCAGTACAAGGTGACGGGCATGACCTGTGGGCGCCGCGAGGCGGCGGTGCGTGAGGAGGTCTCGAAGACTGCGGGCGTCGAGAGCATCGACGTCAGTGCTCAGGCGGGATCACTGAGCATGACCGGCAAGGCCCCGCTCGCCGGTGCCGCGATGGCCTTCTCCAGCGTCTTCGTCGGCGGCAACAGCCTCCGCCTGCGCAGCTTCACGAGCATCACCCGCACCTGA
- a CDS encoding carboxymuconolactone decarboxylase family protein, whose protein sequence is MHSHNEEAKFMADIKEAAPEMVSAFFGFDKAVFDKNTGNLELATRELIAVGVAVTTQCPFCIEDHAKRAVKAGASTAEVAEAVMVAAALRAGGGVTHGWKAMKAIAETD, encoded by the coding sequence ATGCATTCCCACAACGAAGAAGCCAAATTCATGGCCGACATCAAAGAGGCCGCGCCGGAGATGGTGTCGGCGTTCTTCGGGTTCGACAAGGCCGTGTTCGACAAGAACACCGGAAACCTCGAGCTGGCCACCCGGGAGCTGATCGCGGTCGGCGTGGCGGTGACCACGCAGTGCCCGTTCTGCATCGAGGACCACGCCAAGCGCGCGGTCAAGGCCGGCGCGTCCACGGCCGAGGTCGCCGAAGCCGTCATGGTCGCCGCCGCCCTGCGAGCCGGTGGCGGCGTCACCCACGGGTGGAAGGCGATGAAGGCAATCGCCGAGACGGATTGA
- a CDS encoding MFS transporter: MSTPSSAPAQQAADDARRKGFLIPMLVVSGGQLLIVLNDVIANVGLPAIQADLGMSPGTMPWVVNAYILLFGALLLFGGRLGDLYGRRRLLRIGLVVFMVGALIAGLAASGTVVILARALQGVGAALTAPNVLASINSTFPAGKHRNTALALYGAMSGLGVAVGLLVGGVLTGTLGWNWMFYLNLPIGLLLLVGTRSLVEAERHQGKLDVAGAVLGTGAMASLVYAITRGGEHGWADPTTLGFLIAAAVLLLVFLTVQSRMNDPMLPLRVFKSRNRAGAYFGMLMVSFGPLGMFYLLNLYMQYVLDFEPLQTGLAWLPFAVGIVLGAAISSKLAAALAPRWILGAGMLIAAGGLFSLTFIGASTSYWSHLMPAIFATAFGFTLNFVPLTSAAVSSAAPQDTGIASALLNTGQQIGTALGMAVTSSIAVTVTTGDLPDALGKLTQGRQDGDTQLVARASDALVNGYTAALVVGAVSLVLAAIITAIIINAKRPAPANSDLTRSEAS, from the coding sequence ATGAGCACCCCATCCAGTGCACCCGCCCAGCAGGCCGCCGACGACGCCCGGCGCAAGGGATTCCTGATCCCCATGCTCGTCGTCTCCGGCGGCCAGCTGCTCATCGTCCTCAACGACGTCATCGCCAACGTCGGCCTGCCCGCCATCCAGGCCGACCTTGGCATGTCTCCGGGGACGATGCCCTGGGTCGTCAACGCCTACATCCTCCTGTTCGGAGCCCTGCTGCTGTTCGGCGGACGCCTCGGCGACCTCTATGGCCGCCGCCGACTCCTGCGCATCGGACTCGTCGTGTTCATGGTCGGTGCCTTGATCGCGGGCTTGGCCGCCAGTGGCACCGTGGTCATCCTCGCCCGTGCCCTGCAAGGCGTCGGCGCGGCACTGACCGCGCCGAACGTACTCGCCTCGATTAACTCCACCTTCCCCGCAGGCAAGCACCGCAACACCGCGCTCGCTCTCTACGGGGCGATGTCCGGTCTCGGCGTCGCCGTCGGACTCCTCGTCGGGGGCGTGCTCACCGGCACCCTGGGCTGGAACTGGATGTTCTACCTCAACCTCCCCATCGGTCTGCTCCTGTTGGTCGGCACCCGCTCCCTGGTCGAGGCCGAACGCCACCAAGGGAAGCTCGACGTCGCCGGCGCGGTCCTCGGAACCGGCGCGATGGCGTCCCTGGTCTACGCCATCACCCGTGGCGGCGAGCACGGTTGGGCCGACCCGACCACCCTCGGATTCCTTATCGCCGCCGCGGTCCTGCTGCTCGTGTTCCTCACCGTGCAGTCGAGGATGAACGATCCGATGCTGCCGCTGCGAGTGTTCAAGAGTCGCAACCGAGCCGGCGCCTATTTCGGGATGCTCATGGTCTCCTTCGGCCCGCTGGGCATGTTCTACCTGCTCAACCTCTACATGCAGTACGTCCTCGACTTCGAGCCCCTGCAGACTGGCCTGGCCTGGCTGCCGTTCGCGGTCGGCATCGTCCTCGGCGCAGCGATCAGCTCCAAGCTCGCCGCCGCGCTCGCCCCACGCTGGATCCTCGGCGCCGGGATGCTCATCGCAGCAGGCGGCCTGTTCTCGCTGACCTTCATCGGCGCGAGCACCTCCTACTGGAGCCATCTGATGCCGGCGATCTTCGCCACCGCGTTCGGGTTCACCCTCAACTTCGTGCCCCTCACCTCCGCGGCCGTCAGCAGCGCCGCGCCTCAGGACACCGGGATCGCCTCGGCCCTGCTCAACACCGGCCAGCAGATCGGCACCGCCTTAGGGATGGCCGTGACCTCCAGCATCGCCGTCACTGTCACAACCGGCGACCTGCCCGACGCTCTCGGCAAGCTGACCCAGGGCCGGCAGGACGGCGACACCCAGCTGGTCGCGCGGGCCTCCGACGCCCTGGTAAACGGCTACACTGCCGCGCTGGTGGTCGGTGCGGTCTCACTCGTCCTGGCGGCGATTATCACTGCGATCATCATCAACGCGAAAAGGCCCGCCCCGGCCAATTCCGACCTCACCAGGAGCGAAGCATCATGA